A region of Gemmatimonadota bacterium DNA encodes the following proteins:
- the mqnB gene encoding futalosine hydrolase: protein MPDPLLVLTATAYEQQRLRDSLQQATTQRWGHRVWVRGMIGIRPVVLVETGIGAVNTAQALTVALQEIDPELVLQIGIGGAYLGKGLNVGDLALATEENYGDLGVITPAGWSPADEIGIPVLSTNRDYYNTYSLDPALVARGQHILEQLGECVVRGPFVTVQQCTGREDIGNELAARFNAICENMEGAAAAHVCTLYAVPFLELRAISNHVEDRNKDAWDIPRAVQRAQIAARKFVEAL, encoded by the coding sequence ATGCCCGATCCTCTGCTCGTTCTGACCGCGACGGCTTATGAGCAACAGCGTTTACGCGATAGCCTTCAACAGGCGACGACACAGCGCTGGGGACATCGCGTCTGGGTTCGCGGTATGATCGGCATCAGGCCCGTTGTCCTTGTTGAAACGGGTATTGGGGCGGTCAATACGGCGCAGGCTCTAACTGTTGCACTGCAAGAAATCGATCCCGAACTCGTTCTGCAAATCGGTATAGGCGGTGCTTATCTCGGTAAGGGCTTAAACGTAGGCGATCTCGCACTTGCGACCGAGGAAAACTATGGCGATTTAGGCGTCATCACACCTGCTGGCTGGTCTCCTGCTGATGAGATCGGTATTCCCGTCCTATCGACCAATCGCGATTATTACAATACGTATTCTCTCGACCCCGCGCTTGTCGCCAGGGGGCAACACATACTCGAACAATTGGGCGAATGCGTTGTGCGAGGTCCTTTTGTCACGGTGCAACAGTGTACAGGGCGCGAGGATATTGGGAATGAATTGGCAGCGCGTTTCAATGCGATATGCGAAAACATGGAAGGCGCAGCCGCGGCGCATGTCTGCACCCTTTACGCGGTTCCATTTCTCGAATTGCGCGCTATTAGCAACCATGTGGAAGACCGCAACAAAGACGCCTGGGATATTC
- a CDS encoding metallophosphoesterase — protein MNAFTLWAGGDAHVGTDLRRGRKSLETAILQGERDFEWDVMLDIGDLSGAQEPPDDEEGEEVVRQYSVSTQHPRSHFYNIVGNHDASGPEEETQWWFQKWVDPMGVNSEYSGVYADQRPYPVTGQWDRYSFEVGNILFLCMGDRNDGGPPVGRGKRGGYPAGAVTQETFEWWRNMVLSHRDKIIISAHHHMLKETTVASLDWVGVDEGYHGRFDDGAPIGASYLYWVGGKPDSGQFEGFLADNPGVCDIWLGGHTHTNPEDTTGGRSHVEQKWAATFINVAAISKFHGQKNVPMSRVLTFTEGCDWVDVKCYLHSDHFAPQGWYEPARRTVSLKMPFSF, from the coding sequence ATGAACGCATTTACACTCTGGGCTGGTGGGGATGCACATGTGGGAACGGATTTGCGGCGGGGGCGAAAGAGTTTGGAAACTGCCATTTTGCAAGGAGAGCGAGATTTTGAATGGGATGTGATGCTCGATATTGGCGACCTATCCGGCGCGCAGGAACCGCCCGACGATGAAGAGGGCGAGGAGGTGGTTCGGCAATACAGTGTATCGACCCAACATCCGCGATCGCATTTTTACAATATCGTGGGCAATCACGATGCGAGTGGTCCTGAAGAGGAGACCCAGTGGTGGTTTCAAAAGTGGGTGGATCCGATGGGTGTGAACTCCGAATATTCGGGTGTTTATGCCGATCAACGACCGTATCCCGTAACCGGGCAGTGGGATCGGTATTCTTTTGAGGTGGGTAATATCCTGTTTTTGTGTATGGGTGATCGCAATGACGGTGGGCCGCCTGTAGGGCGGGGAAAAAGGGGTGGTTATCCCGCAGGTGCAGTCACGCAGGAGACATTTGAATGGTGGCGCAATATGGTGCTTTCCCATCGGGATAAAATTATCATTTCCGCACATCACCACATGCTAAAAGAGACGACGGTCGCTTCACTCGATTGGGTGGGGGTAGATGAAGGCTATCACGGTCGGTTTGACGATGGCGCGCCTATTGGGGCTTCGTATCTCTACTGGGTGGGTGGCAAACCAGATAGCGGACAATTTGAAGGTTTTCTGGCAGATAATCCCGGTGTTTGTGATATCTGGCTGGGCGGGCACACGCATACAAATCCCGAAGATACGACGGGTGGGCGTTCGCATGTGGAACAGAAGTGGGCCGCGACATTTATTAACGTCGCTGCAATTTCAAAATTTCACGGGCAAAAGAACGTGCCGATGAGTCGCGTTTTGACTTTTACCGAGGGATGCGATTGGGTAGATGTAAAATGCTATTTGCATTCCGACCATTTCGCACCTCAGGGATGGTACGAACCTGCACGGCGAACCGTGTCTCTGAAGATGCCCTTTTCTTTTTAG
- a CDS encoding phytanoyl-CoA dioxygenase family protein, protein MADYSHIKKPDLGYCYEFATDELDAMSECLEAHGFAIIKDVLPDEIVEKLKQAVYDGTDPDGTLEGGQSRTRHAWIESGPGAWELLEYQPFMDIHRHLIGTDDMTVHRSAAIIRMSGSQPVGWHTDWCGYSDKILNSGDVLNRGLWPSGKWFYLTGSRPVHGGLCVIEDSHVEGWEGPEGFKLTVDRRSFYPEGEEEHRYAGFDIPGLVPLFTNGGDMIVFAHRTYHGAFPNRLNETRLSCAIGFRDRNHRIDIPWEIPESGQWFLKNIPDHLKRYTDGYTSIDIGWRGSQ, encoded by the coding sequence ATGGCAGACTACTCACATATTAAAAAGCCCGATTTGGGCTATTGCTATGAGTTTGCTACAGATGAACTCGATGCAATGTCCGAGTGCCTGGAGGCGCACGGGTTTGCGATTATTAAAGATGTGTTGCCGGATGAGATTGTCGAGAAGCTCAAACAGGCTGTGTATGACGGTACCGATCCAGACGGGACGTTAGAGGGCGGCCAGAGTCGTACGCGACATGCGTGGATCGAATCTGGACCAGGTGCATGGGAGCTTTTGGAATACCAGCCGTTTATGGATATACACCGGCATTTGATAGGCACAGATGATATGACCGTCCATCGCTCTGCTGCGATTATCCGCATGTCGGGGTCTCAGCCGGTGGGGTGGCATACGGATTGGTGTGGATATTCCGATAAAATTTTGAACTCGGGCGATGTGTTGAATCGCGGACTCTGGCCGTCGGGCAAGTGGTTTTATCTGACGGGATCGCGTCCAGTTCACGGCGGTCTGTGCGTGATCGAAGATTCCCATGTGGAGGGATGGGAAGGCCCCGAAGGATTTAAGTTGACGGTAGATCGGCGCTCGTTTTATCCTGAAGGCGAGGAAGAACATCGCTACGCGGGGTTTGATATTCCGGGGTTAGTGCCCCTGTTCACAAATGGGGGAGATATGATTGTGTTTGCCCACCGCACGTACCACGGGGCATTTCCCAATCGGTTGAATGAGACGCGCCTTTCGTGCGCGATTGGGTTTAGAGATCGCAATCACAGAATTGATATTCCGTGGGAGATACCGGAATCGGGCCAGTGGTTTTTGAAAAATATTCCGGACCATTTGAAGCGATATACCGATGGGTACACGAGTATTGATATCGGTTGGCGGGGGTCGCAATGA
- a CDS encoding Gfo/Idh/MocA family oxidoreductase, whose amino-acid sequence MALKVAFLGCWHSHTSMHLREAAQSPDEVEFIGMYDLDPEVIAIRREKSAEEGLDIPVFDSVDAVLNSEVDAVIVEGHVYQNLDYAEQALTAGKHVLLEKPAGVNLDQFKRIQKLASNKQLVLNLAYMWRYNPAVHEIIRLAKLGVLGDIYAYRGHIPKPHSWRTELEEENGIYHGGIYFEMAGHLVDIMVALMGRPTDVHPILRKHYGKRTVVDNAVVVHDFERGLGTIDMAAMQVGMARRIEVHGTSGTALHAPIGSNNLRLCLEEEAEGYQSGWQELEIEPPDSFPTLLRELRACMNGEKEPDYSQAHDLTVQEVLLTGCQVTDGNALSSDPPE is encoded by the coding sequence ACGATCTCGATCCCGAAGTGATTGCGATCAGGCGGGAGAAGAGTGCGGAAGAGGGGCTGGATATTCCCGTTTTTGATTCGGTTGACGCGGTGTTAAACAGTGAGGTCGATGCCGTTATTGTTGAAGGGCATGTCTATCAGAATTTGGATTATGCCGAACAGGCACTCACCGCAGGCAAGCATGTATTGCTGGAAAAGCCCGCAGGGGTCAATCTGGACCAGTTTAAGCGCATCCAAAAATTGGCGTCGAACAAACAATTAGTCCTCAATTTGGCCTATATGTGGCGTTATAATCCGGCTGTTCACGAGATTATTCGATTGGCAAAGCTGGGTGTGTTGGGTGATATTTACGCTTACCGCGGGCATATCCCAAAGCCCCATAGCTGGCGCACAGAGTTGGAAGAGGAGAACGGTATTTATCACGGGGGAATTTATTTTGAAATGGCGGGTCACCTCGTCGATATTATGGTGGCTTTGATGGGACGCCCGACAGATGTACATCCGATTCTCCGAAAACATTATGGCAAACGAACTGTCGTTGACAATGCGGTTGTGGTACACGATTTTGAACGCGGTCTCGGCACGATTGACATGGCCGCTATGCAGGTGGGTATGGCACGGCGGATTGAGGTGCACGGGACATCGGGAACAGCGCTTCACGCGCCCATTGGCTCCAATAATCTGCGTTTGTGTTTGGAAGAGGAAGCCGAAGGGTATCAGAGCGGCTGGCAGGAATTGGAGATTGAACCTCCCGATAGTTTTCCAACGCTGTTGCGGGAGTTGAGGGCGTGTATGAATGGCGAGAAAGAACCTGATTATTCCCAGGCACACGATTTGACCGTGCAAGAAGTGTTGTTGACCGGGTGCCAGGTGACAGATGGAAATGCCCTTTCTTCTGATCCACCTGAATAA